The Euzebyales bacterium genomic sequence GCGGGCCCGTGCTGCGCGCGGCCATGTGGCGGGCGGCGCGGTCCGGCCTCGAGGGCGACCTCGTCGACCTGTCCGACTTCGCGCGCCCCGTGCCGGCGGGGCAGGCCGTCATGTCGCTGGTCACCAGCCTGCGCCCCCAGTTGGAGGCGCACGACGACTGGGAGCGGGTCTCGCAGCTCGCCGAGCGGGCCGTCGAACGTGGCAGCGCCGCCTACTGGCAGCGCAAGGTGTACGCCCGGCGCGAGCGGTACGCCGACGTCGTCGACGCGCTGCTGGCCGCGACGTGCCGGCGCGACGACGACCCGGGTGCGGTCGGCCGCCAGACCCAGCCGCTGCTCGCCGGCTACCGCCGCCGCGCCGACCACAGCGCCGACGGCGCGTCCGGCCACGTGTTCGGCGGCGACGAGGTCATCGCCGCCGACGGCGACGTGCTGCCACCGTACGAACCCATGATGGCGCTGCTCGAGGAGCTGGGTCCGGTCGGGCTGCGTCAACGCGAGCGCGAACGCGACGCCGAGCAGCGGGCCCGCAACATGACGTTCCGCGTGTCGGGGCAGGCCAAGCCGCGGCTCTTCCCGTTCGACATCGTGCCGCGCGTGGTGGCCGGCGAGGACTGGGACGGGCTGCGCGCCGGCCTGATCCAGCGCAGCCGTGCGCTCAACGCGTTCCTCGCCGATGTCTACGACGAGCGACAGATCGTGGCCGACGGCGTCATCCCGTCGTGGGTGATCGACGCCGCGCCGGGGCTGCTGCCGCTGGCGGCGCTGCTGGACCAGCCGGTACGGGCCCACGTCGCGGGCATGGACCTCATCCACGACGCGTCCGGCACCGTCGCGGATCCTGGTTCCACGACGCACGGTTCGGACCGGCCCCGCCGGACAGGCCAATGGTACGTGCTGGAGGACAACCTGCGGGTGCCGTCGGGCATGGGGTACGCCATCGCCAACCGTCGGCTGTCCGACCACCTGTGGCCGGACCTCGAACGCCCCGACGGCCTGATCGACGTCGAGGGCGCATTCGGGATGCTCCGCGACACGCTTGCCGCGGCGGTGCCGGAGGCGTCGACATCGCCCAACCCGTGCATCGTGCTGCTCAGCGACGGCCCCAACGACTCCGCGTGGTTCGAGCACCAGTTGCTCGCCGAGGAGATGGACATCCCGGTCGTGCGCACCACCGACCTGATCGTCCAGGACCGCATCGTCTACCTGCGCCGCCACGGCATCCGCCGGCGCGTCGACGTCATCTACCTGCGGATGGACGACGACCACCTCGTCCACGCGTCGGGGGCCGACGGGCGCCCACTGGGACCATCGCTGCTGTCGGCGGTTGCGTCGCGGACCGTGACGCTGGCCAACGCGCCGGGCAACGGCATCGGCGACGACAAGGCGGTGTACGCGTTCGTGCCGCAGATGGTCGACTACTACCTCGGTGAGGAGCCGCTGCTCCAGCAGGTGCCGACGTATCTGTGCGGCGAGACCGACCGGCTCGACGACGTGCTCGACCGGATCGACGAACTGGTGGTCAAACCGGTCGACGGCTACGGCGGCGAGGGTGTGCTGATCGGGCCGCGGGCGGGCGTCGAGGAGATCAACGCCGTCCGCCGCCAGATGAAGACGGCACCGCACCGCTGGATCGCCCAGGAGGCGATGCGGCTGTCGACCCACGCCGTGTACGACGACGGACGTCTGAGCCCCCGCCACATCGATCTGCGCGCGTTCGTGCTCCACGGCGGCGACCAGGTACGGGTTGCGCCCGCCGCGCTGACCCGTGTGGCACCCGAGGGCAGCCTGGTGGTCAATTCGTCCCGTGGCGGTGGCGCCAAGGACACGTGGGTGCTGGCCACCGACAGCGCGTGACCCTGTGAGCCGGCCGGCGCGCGAAGGCGTCCGTCGGCACCGGCGCGGGCACGATGCACCCTGCGGCGGCGCATGCGACGCGGCCGCGGCGGCACGCGCTGGAGACGACCGCGAGACAGGAGCTGCGCCATGTGCGGATTCGGCGGCGAGTGGCGACGTGACGATCGCCGGGCAGTGATCGACGACGTCGAGCCGATGCTGCCGTGCCTGGCCCCGCGCGGCCCCGACGGAGGCGGGGCGTGGGCGCACGGCCGCGCCGCGCTGGTGCACCGGCGCCTGAAGATCATCGATCTGACCGAGGCTGGCGCGCAGCCCATGATCGACGACGACCTCGGGCTCGCGCTGGTGTTCAACGGCTGCATCTACAACTACCGGCAGTTGCGCGAGGAACTGCGTGCCGACGGCTACGCCTTCTTTTCGACCTCCGACTCGGAGGTCGTCATCAAGGCGTACCACCGCTGGGGCACCGCCTGCGTCGATCGGTTCCGAGGCATGTTCGCATTCGCGCTGTACGAGCGCGACAGCGGCCGCCTCGTGCTCGCGCGCGACCGCCTGGGGATCAAGCCGTTGTACGTGGCGGGGTCGCCGCAGCGCGTGCGGTTCGCGTCGACGCTGCAGGCGCTGGTCGCGGCCGGCGACGTCGACACCACGGTCGACCCGGTCGCGCTGCACCACTACCTGAGCTTCCACTCCGTCGTGCCGCCGCCGCGGACCATCCTGTCGGGCGTGCGCAAACTGCCGCCGGCGACCGTCCGGACCATGGAGCCCGACGGAACGACGCGGGACACGCGGTACTGGGAGGTGGCGTTCAGCCGCGGCGGTCACGACGACCGCACGCACGACGAGTGGCGCGGGGCGCTGCTCGACCAGCTCCGCCTCGCCGTCGACCGCCGGACGGTCGCCGACGTGCCCGTCGGGGTGCTGCTGTCGGGCGGACTGGACTCCAGCCTGGTGGTCGCGCTGCTCGCCGAACAGGGACAACCCGGGCTCACGACGTTCAGCATCGGCTTCGACACGCACGGCGGCGAGCGCGGCGACGAGTTCGCCTACTCCGACCTCATCGCCGAGCGCTTCGGCACCGAGCACCACAAGATCCACATCGATACCGCGCGCCTGGAACCCGGCCTGCTCCGGGCGATCGACGCGATGAGCGAGCCGATGGTCAGCCACGACGTCGTCGCGTTCTACCTGCTGTCACAGGAGGTGTCCCAGCACGTCAAGGTCGTGCAGTCCGGCCAGGGCGCCGACGAGGTCTTCGCCGGCTACAGCTGGTACCCACCGCTGGCCGACGTGCCGCGTGACGAGGCCCTGGCCGCCTACCACGACGCGTTCTTCGATCGCCCGCACACCGCGCTGACCGAGGCGCTGCAGCCGCAGTGGCGACTCGACCGCGACGCCAGCCTGGAGTTCGTCGCCGAGCACTTCAGCCGACCCGGCGCCGATACGGCGGTCGACGCAGCCCTGCGGCTGGACAGCCAGGTCATGCTCGTCGACGATCCGGTCAAGCGGGTCGACAACATGACGATGGCCTGGGGTCTCGAGGCCCGCGTGCCGTTTCTCGACGCCGACCTCGTCGAACTCGCCGCCGCGTGCCCTCCACGTCTCAAGTTGGCCGACGACGGCAAGGGCGTGCTCAAGCAGGCCAGCCGTGGCGTGGTCCCGGACGAGATCATCGACCGCACCAAGGGCTACTTCCCCGTGCCCGCAATCCGGCACCTCCACGGCGCGCTGCTCGACCAGGTGACCGACGCGCTGCAGAGCCCGGCCGCGCGGCGGCGCGGTCTGTTCGACGAGCGCTACATTTCGAGCCTGTTGTCGGAGCCGAACGCGACACGGACCAGGCTGGGCGCCAACGCCCTGTGGCAGTTCGCGCTGCTCGAGATGTGGTTGCAGAACCTGGGAGCTGGATGACATCCGGACGTGGCAAGGCCGAGACCGGCATGCGCATCGTCAATCCCGCGGCCGACGTCACACCGGTCGCCACGACGGCGGCCCGCGCACCGGACACCGAACCGGCCGTCGCCACGACCGCGAACTGGTCACCGACCGCGTCACCTGACGGCACAGCCATTGCCTTCGTGTCCAATCGCAGCGGTGAGCCGAAGTTGTGGGTCCGCCGCACACCGGAGGGGATCGCGACCATGCCCGGCGTCGGCGTCCACCCGGTCGTGCGCGTCCGCTGGTCCCCGGACGGCCGGTGGCTGGCGTACGGCATCGCCCCGTACGGTGCTGCCCGCACCGAGGTGTGGATCATGCGCCCCGACGGCAGCGACCAGCGCCAGGTTGGCGGGTTCGGTGACACGACGGCCACCTTCGGCGCCTGGAGCCACGGCGTGGTCTCGCAGCTTCCGGTGGCCGAGAGTGCCGGCGAGTGGTCACGCAGCCACGCGTTCCTGCTGGACCCGACCACCGGCCAGCAGATCCACCTGGCCGCCGACGGGCTCCTGTACGCGCTGGACGTCTCACCTGATCATCGCTGGGCGCTGATCCGTCGCGGTCCGCGCACGGCCCGGTGGGTTGACCTCGTCCGGGTCGCGACCGGCGCGGCGCGCGCGCTGATCCCGCGCGACGACGCCGGCTCGACCGACCTCGCGCACTTCGCGCTCGACGGCTCGACGGTCCTGCTGCGCAGCGACGTCGACCGCGACCTCGCCGCGCTGGTCGCCGCGTCAACCGAGGAGGGACCGACCCGCGTGCTGGCCCAGCGCGACGACGCCGAACTCGAGGACTTCTGTGTCAGCGGTGACGGGCGGACGGCCGCGCTGCTGTGGAACGTCGACGGCGGCTGCAGCCAGGTCTCGATGCTCGACGTCGTCACCGGCGAGCACCACCCGCTTCCAGCGGCGCCCGGTGACGTGCTGAGCTGGTGCGAGCTGTCGGGCGACGGCCGGCGGCTGCTGGTGACCGCGCAGGCGCCGTCGCGACCCCGCAACATCTGGGCGGTCGACATCGCCGCCGGCGACGCGCAACCAGTGACCTACGGGCCGCCGCAGGTCGTGCCGGCGACGCCGCTGACACCCGAGCTCGTGCGGTTCACCGGCGAGGACGGTCTTCGCCTGTCGGGCTGGTTGTACCGTGCGGACGGGACCCCACCGGGACCGACCGTGCTGTACTTCCACGGCGGTCCCGAAGCGCAGGACCGGCCGGTGTTCAACCCCCTGTACCGGGAGTTGGTCACCCGCGGCCTCACCGTCTTCGCACCGAACGTGCGCGGGTCCTCCGGCTTCGGCCGTCGCTTCGTGAACGCGGACAACCTAGAGCGCCGGTTCACCGCCATCACCGACGTGCGGGCCGCAGTGACCCACCTGATCGACGCGGGCATCGCGGAGCCCGGCCGCATCGGGTGCATGGGCCGCTCCTACGGCGGCTACCTGACGCTGGTCGCGCTGACGTGGTACCCCGACCTGTTCGCCGTGGGCGTCGACGTGTGCGGGATGGTCGACCTCGAGACGTTCTACGCCAACACCGAACCGTGGATCGCGGAGGCAGCGTACAGCAAGTACGGGCATCCCGAGCGGGATCGCGCACTGCTGCGCGCGCTGTCGCCCATCCACCGGATCGACGAGCTCCGCGCCCCGCTGCTCGTGGTGCACGGTGCCCACGACACCAACGTGCCACTGCACGAGGCCGAGCAGGTCATCGCGGCGCTCGACGCCCGCAGGATCCCGTCGGAGTTCCTGCTGTTCCGGGACGAGGGTCACAGCATCCTCAAGACCGCCAACCGCGCGTACTTCACCCGCACGGTCGCCGACTGGTTGGTCACACACCTCGGCGTGTGAGCGCACGGGCGTTCCGTCACGCGCGACGCCGTTGCCACACCGCGGCGACGACCAGCGCCGTCACGTTGCTCGCGCAGTGGGCCAGCCATGGCGCCGCCAGGTGACCAGCCTTCGACCGCAGCGCGCCCAGCGCCACGCCGGCCCCGGCCGACGCCACGACGGCCGCGGCACAGGAGCGCAACCGCCCGGTCTGCACGCCGTTGATCCGCAGCGCAGCGAGCGTCGGTCCGACGTGCCACAACCCGAACACCGCGCTCGACATGGCGATCGCGGCACGGTCGCGACGTCGCGCCGCCACCAGGCCTTGCAGGACGCCGCGGAAGGCCAGTTCCTCGAACGCGGCCGTGCCGACGGGGATCCGGACCATGCACTGCCAGACGATCTCGGGCCCGCGCAGCGTCGCCCGACGGTCCGACAGCAGCACCCGGCCGGCGGGGTGGCGATCGACCAGCGCCGCCACGGCCACGACGGCCGCTGCGACGACGACCGCGGAGGCAGCACCGACGCGTGCGCCCGAACGCGCCTGCGCGGCGTCGAGGCCCAACTCCTCCGACGTCAGGCCGCGCCGCCGCGCGGTGGTCACGAGCGCGACCGCCGCGGCGGCGTTGCGCGCGATGTAGGTCGCTTCCCGCGCGGCGCTCCGGTTCGTGACCAGGCTGTAGAGCACGAGCGCGCCGGCCGTGCACGTCGCCGGGGCCAACCGTACGCGTACCGGCCTGATCCAACTTCCAGGACGCCACATCGTCGCAGCGTAGCGACCACTTGGGTCGGCTTCGCACCGCGGGCGTGCCCACGGGACGGGCCCAGCGAGGCGGACGACGTCCGCAGCGAGCGCGGCCAGCGCCAGTCCGCGCAGCCATCGAACGCCCGGCTCGTCGACGGGCGGACCATCCTGCTGACGCAACGAGTTGCCACGGGCCGCCGGGTCTCCGGTGCCGCCGGCATGCCCACCGCCGCCGTGTTCCGCAGGAGGTCATGGCCGAGGTCATGCGTGCGACAGATCGGGATGAGTCGAACGGTGCGCCTCCCCGCAGCGTCGAGCGCGTGCACCCGACCCCCGGTCGTGCAGTGCGGTCACACCGGCGACGTCCTTCGATCACGGCAGCGGGGACACCCAGCCGGCGAGCGACGAGGAGACGATGGGCGGTGGGCTGATGGGGCGACGCCTGCATCACGCCAGGCGGCCGTCGCAGGCGACGTACGTGCGGCGTTCCGCACGGTCCGCGGGCTCGCGGTGGCGTTGGCGCTGCCGTTCACGCCGCGCGGGACGCGACGTAGGTCGAACGGTCGGCCGCGCGCCGCAGGACCGCTGCGGGTGCGCGAAGTCGCGCTGCAGCGGTGGACATGCAGGCGTCAGCGCGCGGAGCGCGTGGTGACCGCACCGAGCGGTCGCACCCGGGCTGAGTCAGACCTCATAGGTCGGCACGATCATGGCCCGGGCCAGCGTGTGGAAGAACAGGTTGAACCCCAGGAACGCCGGCGTCGCGGTCTCGTCCACATCGAGCGACTCAACGTCGACCGCGTGGACCACGACGTGGTAACGGTGCGGCCCGTGGCCCTCCGGCGGCGCCGCCCCGATGTAGCGCCGGCTGCCGGCGTCGTTGCGCAACTGCACCGCGCCGTCCGGCAGGCCCGAGCCGGCGTCGTCACCGGCACCGGTTGGCAGGGACGTGACC encodes the following:
- a CDS encoding YbhB/YbcL family Raf kinase inhibitor-like protein, with amino-acid sequence MSAADAFPNPYEFLPDVGSFTVTSADVADGTPLPTAQVSGIMGAGGEDVSPQLEWSGFPEETRSFAVTIFDPCAPTASGFWHWAVANIPRSVTSLPTGAGDDAGSGLPDGAVQLRNDAGSRRYIGAAPPEGHGPHRYHVVVHAVDVESLDVDETATPAFLGFNLFFHTLARAMIVPTYEV
- a CDS encoding CPBP family intramembrane glutamic endopeptidase, with the protein product MAPATCTAGALVLYSLVTNRSAAREATYIARNAAAAVALVTTARRRGLTSEELGLDAAQARSGARVGAASAVVVAAAVVAVAALVDRHPAGRVLLSDRRATLRGPEIVWQCMVRIPVGTAAFEELAFRGVLQGLVAARRRDRAAIAMSSAVFGLWHVGPTLAALRINGVQTGRLRSCAAAVVASAGAGVALGALRSKAGHLAAPWLAHCASNVTALVVAAVWQRRRA
- a CDS encoding carboxylate--amine ligase/circularly permuted type 2 ATP-grasp protein, whose amino-acid sequence is MAGDSDAVVDEASDVLEQRQRTALVGRAETTADLSEPLTVGVEEEFHVVDLDSRELVPRGPEVLERLPSDHYTAELHRSMVETNSDVFTDLDDLRDALLRMRRHIADIAGPLGLGIIAAGTVPLVEAEEMRTTPTSRFEQMLDDYQLLAREQLICGTQVHIGLEDRDMTVAVAQRVSRWLPVLLALSASSPFWMGDDSGYSSIRSLLWQRWPTAGASGLVQSATDHDDLVAELISSGTISDRKMIYFDVRPSAHVPTLELRVTDSCPDVDDIVLLAGLYRALVLRERDAVTEGRPLTRVRGPVLRAAMWRAARSGLEGDLVDLSDFARPVPAGQAVMSLVTSLRPQLEAHDDWERVSQLAERAVERGSAAYWQRKVYARRERYADVVDALLAATCRRDDDPGAVGRQTQPLLAGYRRRADHSADGASGHVFGGDEVIAADGDVLPPYEPMMALLEELGPVGLRQRERERDAEQRARNMTFRVSGQAKPRLFPFDIVPRVVAGEDWDGLRAGLIQRSRALNAFLADVYDERQIVADGVIPSWVIDAAPGLLPLAALLDQPVRAHVAGMDLIHDASGTVADPGSTTHGSDRPRRTGQWYVLEDNLRVPSGMGYAIANRRLSDHLWPDLERPDGLIDVEGAFGMLRDTLAAAVPEASTSPNPCIVLLSDGPNDSAWFEHQLLAEEMDIPVVRTTDLIVQDRIVYLRRHGIRRRVDVIYLRMDDDHLVHASGADGRPLGPSLLSAVASRTVTLANAPGNGIGDDKAVYAFVPQMVDYYLGEEPLLQQVPTYLCGETDRLDDVLDRIDELVVKPVDGYGGEGVLIGPRAGVEEINAVRRQMKTAPHRWIAQEAMRLSTHAVYDDGRLSPRHIDLRAFVLHGGDQVRVAPAALTRVAPEGSLVVNSSRGGGAKDTWVLATDSA
- a CDS encoding N-acetylglutaminylglutamine amidotransferase — its product is MCGFGGEWRRDDRRAVIDDVEPMLPCLAPRGPDGGGAWAHGRAALVHRRLKIIDLTEAGAQPMIDDDLGLALVFNGCIYNYRQLREELRADGYAFFSTSDSEVVIKAYHRWGTACVDRFRGMFAFALYERDSGRLVLARDRLGIKPLYVAGSPQRVRFASTLQALVAAGDVDTTVDPVALHHYLSFHSVVPPPRTILSGVRKLPPATVRTMEPDGTTRDTRYWEVAFSRGGHDDRTHDEWRGALLDQLRLAVDRRTVADVPVGVLLSGGLDSSLVVALLAEQGQPGLTTFSIGFDTHGGERGDEFAYSDLIAERFGTEHHKIHIDTARLEPGLLRAIDAMSEPMVSHDVVAFYLLSQEVSQHVKVVQSGQGADEVFAGYSWYPPLADVPRDEALAAYHDAFFDRPHTALTEALQPQWRLDRDASLEFVAEHFSRPGADTAVDAALRLDSQVMLVDDPVKRVDNMTMAWGLEARVPFLDADLVELAAACPPRLKLADDGKGVLKQASRGVVPDEIIDRTKGYFPVPAIRHLHGALLDQVTDALQSPAARRRGLFDERYISSLLSEPNATRTRLGANALWQFALLEMWLQNLGAG
- a CDS encoding S9 family peptidase — translated: MTSGRGKAETGMRIVNPAADVTPVATTAARAPDTEPAVATTANWSPTASPDGTAIAFVSNRSGEPKLWVRRTPEGIATMPGVGVHPVVRVRWSPDGRWLAYGIAPYGAARTEVWIMRPDGSDQRQVGGFGDTTATFGAWSHGVVSQLPVAESAGEWSRSHAFLLDPTTGQQIHLAADGLLYALDVSPDHRWALIRRGPRTARWVDLVRVATGAARALIPRDDAGSTDLAHFALDGSTVLLRSDVDRDLAALVAASTEEGPTRVLAQRDDAELEDFCVSGDGRTAALLWNVDGGCSQVSMLDVVTGEHHPLPAAPGDVLSWCELSGDGRRLLVTAQAPSRPRNIWAVDIAAGDAQPVTYGPPQVVPATPLTPELVRFTGEDGLRLSGWLYRADGTPPGPTVLYFHGGPEAQDRPVFNPLYRELVTRGLTVFAPNVRGSSGFGRRFVNADNLERRFTAITDVRAAVTHLIDAGIAEPGRIGCMGRSYGGYLTLVALTWYPDLFAVGVDVCGMVDLETFYANTEPWIAEAAYSKYGHPERDRALLRALSPIHRIDELRAPLLVVHGAHDTNVPLHEAEQVIAALDARRIPSEFLLFRDEGHSILKTANRAYFTRTVADWLVTHLGV